One window of the Clostridia bacterium genome contains the following:
- a CDS encoding antibiotic biosynthesis monooxygenase: MSNQVLSLAILEPVVGKEDACLALLRDFYTLLHAKGYSSDLLYRDPKEPGRFVHLRMWYSEEARSEAQQDPEVHRFWIQLPDVCTITTIHETLEQLFCTYTPEPA, translated from the coding sequence ATGTCGAATCAAGTTCTTTCGCTGGCGATTCTTGAGCCCGTCGTCGGCAAAGAGGACGCATGTCTGGCTCTGCTGCGGGATTTCTATACCTTGCTCCATGCCAAGGGCTACAGCAGCGACCTTCTCTATCGTGACCCGAAGGAACCCGGGCGATTCGTCCACCTCCGGATGTGGTATTCCGAGGAGGCGCGCTCAGAGGCGCAGCAGGACCCCGAAGTGCATCGCTTCTGGATCCAGTTACCGGACGTGTGTACCATCACCACAATCCATGAGACGCTGGAGCAGTTGTTCTGTACTTATACGCCTGAGCCAGCCTAG
- the lptC gene encoding LPS export ABC transporter periplasmic protein LptC codes for MSISIPRLRTWFALIAIAVVAVVAGFYLYARMTVSRAIREAPQRLGIEIQQSTEGFSLSKSEGGRTLFTVQASKAIQYKQGGRAELRDVNIVVYGRKANRFDQIRGTSFEYDPQTGDVIARGEVHIQLEGNAEGPDRPDQAPPGELKNTIHLKTSGLVFNQKSGIARTEEAIEFRFPQASGSAVGAIYDAKANQLTLSSKIHIVTTGGKPTSVDSGHGVITKEPRQVVLEAVKVTQTDRDLEANRVVVLLNESNAIDHITATGDVRLSGRGRNALLVRAPRADMDLGASNLLTSASFSGGVQFQGSGENRLDGNAGRVALDFVARNQLNRIRASEAVRLRQLPQQGSKAQAVDIAADTLVFNVRNGKRVESAQTGGAAQITLAPQSATAVAGERTVITAGSFRALFDSRNRLTVVRGEPNARIVAMTPGQPDKISTSRTLDVQFAAAGGISSIVQEGDFRYTEPQVANAIASTGPGGRVATAERARYSPTDEMLTLSGSPRVVEGGMTIAAQSMRLNRRSGDAVAQGDVKTTYSELKQDPNGALLATSDPVHATARTMTARKATGVARYSGGARLWQGANIVQAPAIEFDKTNRSVVAEGTTAQPVTSVFVQVDKSGKSTPVVVTAAKLAYVDTQRRARYSGGVLAKGADATITADHVDVVLQASGQQSAAVAGPSQLKEIVAEKGVVIQQAKRRATGDRLVYSTTDGRFVLTGGPPVIVDAERGTVRGDSLTFYSRDDKVVIEGKDASRTVTRTRVSR; via the coding sequence ATGTCGATTTCGATTCCTCGCCTGCGCACGTGGTTCGCACTGATCGCTATAGCCGTTGTGGCGGTGGTTGCGGGTTTCTATCTGTACGCCCGCATGACGGTGAGTCGCGCGATTCGCGAAGCGCCGCAGCGGCTCGGTATCGAAATACAGCAGAGCACCGAAGGCTTTTCGCTTTCGAAATCTGAGGGCGGACGTACCCTCTTCACCGTCCAGGCTTCAAAGGCCATCCAGTACAAGCAGGGCGGACGCGCGGAACTACGCGATGTGAACATCGTCGTCTATGGCCGCAAGGCGAACCGCTTTGACCAGATTCGTGGCACAAGCTTTGAGTACGACCCGCAGACTGGTGACGTCATTGCTCGCGGCGAAGTACACATCCAGTTGGAAGGTAATGCCGAAGGTCCCGACCGTCCCGATCAGGCGCCTCCTGGCGAACTGAAGAACACGATACACCTGAAAACCAGCGGCCTCGTTTTCAATCAGAAGAGCGGCATCGCACGGACAGAAGAAGCTATCGAGTTCCGGTTCCCACAGGCGAGCGGCTCTGCCGTTGGCGCCATTTACGATGCCAAAGCGAACCAGCTTACGCTGTCATCAAAGATTCATATCGTCACTACCGGCGGCAAACCGACGAGTGTAGATTCCGGGCATGGTGTCATCACCAAGGAACCGCGACAGGTCGTGCTCGAAGCGGTTAAAGTGACGCAGACTGACCGCGATCTTGAAGCGAACCGCGTAGTCGTCCTTCTGAATGAATCGAACGCTATCGACCACATTACGGCCACGGGAGATGTTCGCCTGTCGGGACGTGGTCGCAATGCCCTGTTGGTGCGAGCGCCACGGGCTGACATGGACTTGGGCGCAAGCAATCTGTTGACGTCCGCCAGTTTCTCCGGCGGGGTGCAGTTCCAGGGCTCGGGTGAGAACCGTCTGGACGGGAACGCCGGCAGGGTTGCGCTCGACTTTGTCGCGCGCAACCAACTCAACCGTATCCGCGCCAGCGAAGCCGTTCGATTGCGGCAACTACCGCAGCAGGGGTCAAAGGCGCAGGCGGTTGACATTGCCGCGGACACCTTGGTTTTCAATGTCCGCAACGGAAAACGGGTGGAAAGCGCGCAGACCGGGGGCGCGGCGCAGATCACGCTGGCACCGCAGTCGGCTACGGCTGTTGCGGGCGAGCGCACGGTCATTACGGCCGGCAGCTTCCGTGCGCTGTTCGATTCGCGCAACCGGCTCACCGTCGTACGTGGCGAGCCCAACGCGCGCATTGTCGCCATGACGCCGGGACAACCGGATAAGATCTCGACCAGCCGTACGCTGGACGTGCAGTTTGCGGCTGCGGGTGGCATCTCCAGCATCGTTCAGGAAGGAGATTTCCGCTACACGGAGCCGCAGGTTGCGAATGCGATTGCGTCCACCGGCCCAGGCGGTCGAGTCGCAACTGCGGAACGTGCGCGTTACAGCCCGACGGATGAGATGTTGACGCTTTCCGGATCGCCGCGAGTAGTGGAAGGCGGCATGACGATCGCGGCGCAATCCATGCGATTGAACCGCCGCAGTGGTGATGCAGTAGCACAAGGCGATGTGAAGACAACTTATAGCGAACTGAAGCAGGATCCGAACGGCGCGCTGCTGGCGACATCCGACCCGGTGCACGCAACCGCCAGGACGATGACGGCGCGCAAAGCAACGGGCGTTGCGCGCTACTCCGGTGGAGCCCGCCTCTGGCAAGGCGCTAACATCGTGCAAGCGCCCGCGATTGAGTTCGACAAGACGAATAGGAGCGTCGTGGCCGAGGGCACGACGGCGCAGCCGGTCACGAGCGTTTTCGTCCAGGTAGATAAGTCGGGCAAGTCAACGCCCGTCGTAGTGACGGCAGCCAAGTTGGCCTACGTCGACACCCAGCGTCGTGCACGGTATAGCGGTGGCGTATTGGCTAAGGGCGCTGATGCGACCATCACGGCGGATCATGTAGATGTAGTGCTGCAAGCTTCAGGACAGCAGTCGGCGGCAGTCGCCGGACCGAGCCAGTTGAAGGAAATCGTCGCGGAGAAGGGTGTTGTGATCCAGCAGGCCAAGAGGCGTGCGACGGGCGATCGACTGGTCTATTCGACAACCGATGGCCGTTTCGTTTTGACCGGAGGCCCACCCGTGATTGTCGACGCCGAGCGCGGCACGGTCAGGGGCGATTCGTTGACCTTCTATAGTCGCGATGATAAAGTCGTGATCGAAGGCAAGGACGCTTCCCGCACCGTAACTCGTACTAGAGTAAGCAGATAA
- the lptB gene encoding LPS export ABC transporter ATP-binding protein has product MQTLSTDELGKAYRGRRVVNGVSLHVDRGEVVGLLGPNGAGKTTSFYMIVGLTPPDTGRVMADKEEITDVPMYLRARNFGISYLPQEPSVFRKLTVEENILAVLETQPVSWHERRERMETLIDQLTLGHIRKNRGYALSGGERRRVEIARCLCISPSFILLDEPFAGIDPIAVLDLQKIIFSLKASGIGVLITDHNVRETLSVTDRAYIINEGRIFRAGTPEQLGNDPEVKRVYLGESFSLV; this is encoded by the coding sequence ATGCAAACCCTGTCGACAGATGAACTGGGAAAGGCTTATAGGGGCCGCAGGGTCGTCAACGGTGTTTCTCTCCATGTGGATCGTGGCGAAGTGGTTGGATTATTGGGGCCGAACGGGGCCGGTAAGACGACCAGTTTCTACATGATTGTCGGGCTAACGCCCCCGGACACGGGTCGCGTCATGGCCGACAAGGAAGAGATTACCGACGTCCCCATGTATTTGCGGGCCCGAAACTTCGGCATCAGTTACTTGCCGCAGGAGCCGTCCGTTTTCCGCAAGCTTACGGTGGAAGAGAACATACTGGCCGTGCTGGAAACGCAGCCTGTTTCCTGGCACGAGCGCCGCGAGCGCATGGAAACGCTGATCGATCAGCTCACGCTCGGGCACATTCGGAAGAATCGCGGATACGCGCTTTCCGGCGGCGAGCGCCGGCGAGTGGAAATCGCGCGCTGCCTCTGCATATCGCCTTCGTTCATCCTGCTTGATGAGCCTTTTGCCGGTATAGACCCCATCGCTGTCCTCGATCTTCAGAAGATCATCTTCTCGTTGAAGGCCAGCGGCATCGGCGTGTTGATTACTGACCACAATGTTCGAGAGACGCTTTCCGTCACTGACCGGGCCTACATCATTAACGAGGGCAGAATCTTCCGCGCAGGAACTCCTGAACAACTCGGCAACGACCCAGAGGTAAAGCGCGTTTATCTCGGCGAAAGTTTTTCGCTCGTATAG
- the rpoN gene encoding RNA polymerase factor sigma-54, with protein sequence MVLLQPKLNLRVSQKQILTPGLVQMVSVLALNKLELKDMINEEMVENPVLDEYLESVPTLDEVAAREEQRERDSSVTEEAPPADAKEKDPFEEIDFGSFFQEYLDPGYRSNTELESIDKPSFENFLSKPTSLTDHLMWQLGAMHLKDDVRAAAELVIGNLNEDGYLLASDDELISMASYDGKTRVGGFEQAEAELEQDELLAIDDPEEAFAEASELSELAADCEENNNGGPMLLRKPDQPCRAAFCREALREAIDLVRQMDPVGVASRDLRECLLAQLQDLKLHHHERKNGSDPAMAEQLDEAIVVIRDHIRLLQNKQHKEIAKAMGKSIERVMHAVELIRTLDPKPGLRYNKVEPRLIEPDVAFVKQGDEYMVVMNDDDMPQLRLNPTYKKLLSREAAEKDVRNYVKERYKSAIQLIKNIEQRKQTILKTCYAIIGRQNEFLALGIDYLKPMMIKEVAEEIGVHPSTVSRAVANKYAHTPQGVFELRYFFSESVNGPEGGGTSLLILKRRVKKLIEEEDPARPLTDEQITRILQSQGIQVTRRTVAKYREDMKIPSTHQRRVKS encoded by the coding sequence ATGGTGTTGCTGCAGCCGAAACTGAATCTCAGAGTCTCCCAGAAGCAGATATTGACCCCTGGGCTCGTCCAGATGGTCAGCGTCCTTGCTCTCAACAAGCTTGAACTCAAGGACATGATTAACGAGGAGATGGTTGAGAACCCCGTTCTCGATGAGTACCTGGAATCGGTACCGACGCTGGACGAGGTTGCCGCGCGCGAGGAACAGCGCGAGCGCGACAGCAGTGTGACCGAAGAAGCGCCTCCGGCGGATGCCAAAGAGAAGGATCCCTTTGAGGAGATCGACTTCGGGTCGTTCTTCCAGGAGTACCTCGACCCCGGTTATCGCAGCAATACGGAACTTGAGTCGATCGATAAGCCTTCGTTCGAAAACTTCCTCTCCAAGCCGACCTCTCTGACCGACCACCTCATGTGGCAACTGGGCGCCATGCATCTGAAGGACGACGTGCGCGCGGCGGCCGAACTGGTTATCGGCAACCTGAATGAGGACGGATACCTGCTCGCAAGCGATGACGAACTGATCTCGATGGCGTCGTACGACGGCAAGACGCGAGTTGGAGGCTTTGAGCAAGCGGAAGCAGAATTGGAGCAGGACGAACTGCTCGCAATTGACGATCCGGAAGAGGCTTTCGCCGAGGCATCCGAACTATCGGAACTTGCCGCCGATTGCGAGGAAAACAACAACGGCGGTCCAATGCTTCTGCGCAAACCGGACCAGCCCTGTCGCGCCGCTTTCTGCCGCGAAGCCTTGCGCGAAGCGATTGACCTCGTTCGACAGATGGACCCGGTCGGCGTCGCCTCACGCGACTTGCGCGAATGCCTGCTCGCGCAGTTGCAGGATCTGAAGCTGCATCACCACGAACGCAAAAACGGCAGCGATCCGGCAATGGCCGAACAGCTTGACGAAGCGATCGTCGTCATACGCGATCACATCCGTCTGCTGCAGAATAAGCAGCACAAGGAAATTGCCAAGGCCATGGGCAAGTCTATTGAGCGCGTGATGCATGCGGTGGAGTTGATCCGAACCCTCGATCCCAAGCCCGGCCTGCGCTACAACAAGGTTGAACCAAGGCTTATCGAGCCTGACGTGGCTTTTGTGAAGCAGGGCGACGAGTACATGGTCGTGATGAACGACGATGACATGCCGCAGCTTCGCCTGAACCCGACGTATAAGAAACTGCTCAGCCGCGAGGCCGCGGAAAAGGACGTTCGCAATTACGTAAAAGAGCGTTACAAGTCCGCTATCCAGCTCATCAAGAACATCGAGCAGCGGAAGCAGACGATCCTGAAGACTTGCTACGCCATTATCGGGCGGCAAAACGAATTCCTCGCTCTCGGCATCGACTATCTCAAGCCGATGATGATTAAGGAAGTCGCGGAAGAAATCGGGGTTCATCCCTCGACCGTCAGCCGTGCGGTGGCCAACAAGTACGCGCACACGCCGCAAGGCGTGTTCGAACTCAGGTACTTTTTCAGCGAGAGCGTCAACGGACCTGAAGGCGGCGGCACGTCGCTGCTGATCCTGAAACGTCGCGTTAAGAAGCTCATCGAAGAGGAAGACCCAGCCAGGCCGTTGACGGACGAGCAGATCACCCGCATCCTCCAGTCGCAGGGCATCCAGGTCACTCGCCGGACGGTCGCGAAGTACCGGGAAGATATGAAGATTCCGAGCACGCATCAGCGTAGAGTCAAGAGCTAG
- the raiA gene encoding ribosome-associated translation inhibitor RaiA, with the protein MNVEYTGRQFEITPIIREEVEAGLLKLSKILGDSFNSKIILTAERQRRIAEITITRRKQSLVGLAEAVDMSTAISQALDHIEKQALKHNGRKRDTKRVTKSKWKREAPEEPLQMAVGASVAAAVPVVVHKFPAVHRTTEAHLVNSEDAVAIRPMTIEEAVKECEFRDREVFVFRDKEGNVKVLHRKKDGKLELIEA; encoded by the coding sequence ATGAACGTGGAATACACCGGAAGACAGTTTGAAATCACACCTATTATCCGTGAGGAAGTTGAAGCAGGTTTGCTGAAGCTCTCGAAAATTCTGGGCGATAGCTTCAACAGCAAGATCATCCTGACCGCCGAACGACAGCGGCGGATCGCCGAAATCACGATCACAAGGCGCAAGCAGTCCCTGGTCGGATTGGCTGAGGCGGTTGACATGAGCACCGCGATCAGCCAGGCGCTCGACCATATCGAGAAACAGGCGCTGAAACACAATGGCCGCAAGCGCGACACCAAGCGCGTGACCAAGTCGAAGTGGAAGAGAGAAGCTCCGGAGGAACCGCTTCAAATGGCGGTGGGCGCCTCGGTTGCTGCCGCTGTTCCGGTGGTCGTCCACAAGTTCCCGGCCGTACACCGCACGACGGAGGCGCACCTGGTCAACAGCGAGGACGCGGTCGCAATCCGCCCGATGACAATCGAGGAGGCGGTCAAGGAATGCGAGTTCCGCGATCGCGAGGTCTTCGTCTTTCGTGACAAAGAAGGCAACGTCAAAGTTCTGCATCGCAAGAAAGACGGCAAACTGGAACTGATCGAGGCCTGA